TTCCAGTTTTCTGTGGTCCATTTTACTCCCACCTTATTTAAAGCGTGAGGCCAAGGGATTAATACCACTGCAGAAGTCCTTGTGGGTTTTTTTGTCCTCAAGTATTTGTTCTGCGTCTTCAAATTTTGGCATGTAGTGAAATTTGTCAATTATTCTGTCAACAAGTGGTCATTGCGATAAGCTAGctgcaaaagaaaacaaatagaCATGCGGAATAAATGGACATACTTTGAGGTTCTTGTTTGTATGGGTGGCCCTAGGGCTGAAGTCAACCATGTTGTTATGTCCCTTTTTTCATGCTTGCTTGCTCCATGAGGGATTTCCTCATTATCTTTGATCTCAGGCTTACTTATTGCCTAAGCAGAGATGTTTATTTGTTTTGGAAATTTTGGATGGCAGTACTGGCTTCTGTAAATAATTAATTTCTTCTCATATTATAGGTTTCTGCTGAGATAAATCATCAATCTGTAGCTGGTATTCGGGTTAGTATGATCGTTGCTCTTGCATGCTAGATTATTCACTGACACAGTGTTTGCTTCTGACGCTCAATAAGTTATTGTTTGTGCAGACTATTGCAATTATTCCTGTGTTACCACGTGGTGTACTGCAGCTAGGCTCTACAAATGTGGTAAGATATCCAGGCTTTGGCAAATGGGATTACAATATATTAGAAGTTGTCCTCTGTCATTACAATATGGGCCATGATGTATTTCTTTATGACTACGAGACTATCTACATTGTTGACCGGTCAAATGTTCTGTTCTCTTGATACCTGTATAAACTATATTGTGGTGAGATCTGAGGAAGACAAAATCTTGTGGATGGTAGTGGAAACCTGAAAAACAGAGCAACTTGTGATGATTCTGCTCTATTTTTAGCAATTCAGATTATTGTGAAAGAAATACGAAAAAAGATTCTCAGGACTATCAAGGGGAATTTTATTATTATCTTACTATGATTTCTCATTATGTAGACTCTGCTAACCATTCTTTTGACATGCTAGAGCTTACAAATGCTTACGTTCTGGCAGGTAGTGGAAGATACTAACCTTGTGCTCCAATATAAGAAGCTGTGTTCTCAGCTAAATAATCGATCAAGTATGGCATCATCGTCATCTGTTAAAAACGAATTGAACCAGAAGGTCCAGTCGCGCCCTTTGAATGCCCCCCCAAGTATGTACTCTGCAGATGTACGCTCAAAACTTTTTGGTGGATCCCCAGTAACATATCAACAATGCTATGGCCTGGATGCCACGACTGTGTCTAGTAGTATGTTGGCAAACACAGGCAGTAATGCTTCGTTGCTTATGGTTGCACAAAGAAATGGTCAAGCGGTTAAAGAGCACATTATATATGCTCCCGACACGAGGTTCAGACCCCAAAACCCTTACTGTGACAGGAGAGTTGAAAGTGACACTCAAAGTAGTGCTGTGAGCTCTGATTTCATCTCATCTATCTCAACGTCAATGGGAAAACATCCATTGTTGATGACTAACAGTAGACAGTTAGAACAAGGAAACATGGGTGAGCAGTCAGATCCCAGAAATTTTCTCTTGAAGTCTCTTGCATATCGGAGCCCTTTAGTCCATGAAAACACAAACATGATTCTGTTGCATGGCAGAAGCCAGTTGTCCGATTTTGTTAATAGTCATGGGGGTTTTGGTTTTCTCCCAGAAGGTTGTAGGGTAGTCAAGGGTAACCTGTATGCCAGCACTGCAAATCAAAATCTAGAACAAAGATGCAATTCTACTTCTGGGATTGCTGGGCATAAAGCAGCTATTTCATATAAAATGCCCCAATCTGCTCAAGTTGTTATGAAAATGGAGTGTCCCAAGGGAGAGACCTTTCAAGCTTCTGCAGCTGTGTCATCTGGCTCTAATCTCTCCAGTAGCTTGAAAACAGCCATTTCTCAAGAGAAGCATATTAGTAGTTCGGATCTTGGTGGCCCAAAAAAGGCTAATGAAGTACATGATCCTGCTGATGCAATTGTTCAAGCTGTCAAGAATATGGATCGACGCAAGCTCCCAGACATCTCTAATGAGAAAGTTCCGTCGCTCCTTATGGATCCTATTGCAGAAAGTGATTTGTTTGACATGTTCGGTTCTGAATTTCATCACTTGTGCCGCAATGTGGATAATGATCTTACCAGGAAAGCTGCGAAACCTGAGAGTTCAAATAGAGGTGCACCTGAGTCCTCTGTTCATGTCGATACATCTCCAGCCTTTGATTCAGTGGATGGCGAGTTCCCTTATTCTGGGATCTTCTCCCTAACTGATACCGACCAACTATTGGATGCGGTTATTTCCAATGTCAATCCTGGTGGCAAGCAGATCTCCGGTGACAGTGCCTCTTGCAAGACTTCAGTGACAGATATTCCTAGTAGTTCGTATTGTCGGTCAAAAGATCCAAAGCACTGTGAATCATCTGGGGCTCCTTCTTCGCTAATCAAGAATGAGTTCACTGTTTCAAATTTGGTTAAACAGCCATCTTTCCTAGAGAAGGAAGAGGATGGCTGTCTTTCCCAAAATAATGGAATACACAAATCTCAGATACGCCTTTGGATTGAGAGTGGACAGAACATGAAATGTGAAAGTGCTTCAGCCTCAAGCAGTAAGGGCGTTGATACGTCAAGCAAGGCAAGTCGGAAGAGATCTCGACCGGGAGAGAATCCTAAGCCACGACCGAAGGACCGTCAGCTTATTCAGGATCGTATAAAGGAGCTCCGGGAACTCGTACCTAATGGGGCAAAGGTATGCTCTTTTGTTGACTTGGTGCATTTTAAATGTCTATTATGGTTATTTAAGATTTCAATTGCACTTGGTTCAAACTTTTCATATCCTTGTATTGCAATCAATGTTATTCTCACATTGTTTGTTGTCAACAGTGTAGCATCGATGCGTTATTGGAGAAGACCATTAAGCACATGCTTTTCTTGCAAAGTGTGACAAAGCATGCGGACAACCTCAAGGACTCTAATGAATCTAAGGTACTGCATATACTTTGGTCCTCTATGTGCAGCCTATTTGATAAGATGATGCTGAAACTCATGAATCCTTTGTGATACTGTCGATAAACCCCAAACAGATTCTTGGTGGTGAGAATGGTCCGCTTAAAGATTACTTCGAAGGTGGTGCAACTTGGGCATTTGATGTTGGTAGTCAATCTATGACATGCCCGATCATTGTTGAGGATCTTGAGCGGCCTCGTCAGATGCTCGTGGAGGTAAATGATCCTGCTATTGCAAGTTGTTTCTATTCTGTCGTTCTCAATTGTTCTTTCCATTGCTGACTTTGGTGTCTCTGCAGATGCTTTGTGAGGATAGGGGTATCTTCTTGGAGATAGCTGACTTTATCAAAGGACTAGGATTAACCATCTTGAGGGGTGTGATGGAAGCACGCAAAAATAAAATCTGGGCACGTTTCACTGTTGAGGTAAGCAGTTCAGTGGCTAAGAAGATCACTAGTTTTGCTGAGAACTCACAAGCCAATATTAGCTTCCCCTCAGAGCATGTTGCAATATTTCCTTTTTTCATGGATTTAATTTCATGTTGTTTCCTTTGCTGTCTGCCTTTTGGTAGTAGTTCTTACTTTCTCGTGTTTATGCAGGCTAACAGGGATGTGACTAGAATGGAAATCTTCCTCTCTCTAATGCGCTTGCTGGAACCTAGCTGTgatggcggcggagcaggagagAACCCTAACAACGTAAAAATGCCTCTAGGAGTTGTGCAATATCCCgttatccctgctacagggcaTCTTAGATGAGCAAGCCAGCGAGCACAAATGTCACAGGAGGCATCTTTGAAATGCTAAGAGCGGGAGGTCAACCCACTTCTGCTATGACTAGCATTGTCAACTCACGACGAGCTGGAATCTCTGACATGCAGCGCATCGCCCCTGCAGTGTGCTATCGGAAAGCTTTAACAGTAGACGTGTACGAGAGGAGGATAGTTTGGTTCGACAGATGATCATTAGGCGATCGATGTTTTGGCTGTATAACCCTAGTTTCTGTTGTcgctgatgttttttttttgttctgcaTATTAGTGAATTTTGTGATGTTCATCTAGTGAATGGAAATTCTGAGTTGATTTGTAGGCCTTGTTCAACTCAGGTCAGAGCTGCCCTTTTTCAGTATTCCCGCCTGTTGGTTGCTCATGAGAGACTTGTTTTTGCTTTATAACTCATGAGGTATTTCTTTGTCTCCCAAATTCTCATCAAGAGGATTCATGGGTACGTTCAAGAAGCAATTCTCGGCACTGCCACCGCTATACTACAGCGTGGTTGACCTTCATATAATCTAGACATCATGATGCATTGTTGTACCGGTTGGTAAAAAGAGAACTATTCATCTAGCATTGCGTCAGATGCTGTGTATCTATTCAGGTATTCACCAACGAAAGGATGAAGCCATAGAAGTACAGATCCCAATTgtatttttcaaataaaaaagaataGATCCCAATTATCCCAAAATAAAAGACCCCAAGCTGCTTCCCCAGCCTTTGTCTGCCTGTCAATTGTCCCATTGTACCTTTCTCAGCCCAGGGCACAGAAGCTGCTGCTCTCCTAAATTTGAGGCTAAATTGTCATTTTATCACTGCAACTCTACCGCTCTTAGGCTGTTCGCTGCTATCCTATGAGCGTTTGAGGTCCTGTTTGGTTTCACTATCATATCTATCACAAAGATTCCCGAGAAAAAAATCtcatatggagtactaaatgaagtttatttgcaaaaccttttcatgaatgagtgtaacttttcatgacgaatctaatgacagtaattaattgataattgactacagtgatgctacaataaccattctctaatcgtgcgatcaaaggcctcattagattcgtctcgcgaagatGCGCAGGATTGcagagttagttttataaattactTTTATTTAGTACCGATCAAAAATTTTGTGCTTCTTCTGCTACTTCAGTCCCTGACGGAAGAAACGTCTGCAGCGGCATCCTCCACAGCCTGGATAGGGGAAGCGACGAGATCCTCCCACTGTGAAGGCCATGCCGTTCCTCCTCTAGGAGCCCACGTGGCGCGGGGCCCGCAGCccccccgcccgccgcgccggccagagAGGTCGACCGCGCGCCGGACCTCGCCCCTCGCGCATgcgccggccgcgccccgcgccgccgccgcaccgcgcccccgcgcacgccgaggagcagaggaagagaggggagagggggcggagagggagggaagggggacggagagggagggaggaggcggagggctGCCGGGGCGcctggatccgccgccgcgccgccatggcctccaccgCCAGGTGGGGAGGCCGCGGATGCTCCCCGCCCCCGCGctcgaggagggaggcggcccCTGCTCCGACGCCGCGTGCCTCCCTCGCGGAGCTCGAGGCCCGGCGTCctcaccgccgcccgccatggccccgcgacCTCTGCAccggcgaggagggaggaggagacgggccgccgccgccccgccctgccccgccacgcccgccgccgccccggcgcgGGCACCCGCCCCGGCCCCAcgcggctccggccgccgccgccaggcccctgcctcgccgcctcgcctcgcctcgccgtggCCGCCTCCGCCTCACCGCGGCCGGCACGCTCGAGCAGGGGCCCGGcgcggagagagagggaggggacggggccgcgcgcccgccgccggccggccccgcgGCCCTGCCCCGCTGCTGCCCCGCCGCACGCTGCGAGGGAGAAGGATGGAGCCTGGAGGGGAGCCGCGCCGGAGCCGAGCCCGCCGGCCTCGatggaggagaagggaggaggggcaccgcgccggcggcggccgtgtgCTGGAGCCGAGCCCCTCCGtgccgcgcgcccgccgccggcccacgCTCTCGACGCCGCCATGCCGcgcgccgagctcgaggccctCCGCCACGCCAGGACCCCGCGTCGGGGCGGATCTGGCCGCCGCACCATGGCCCCGCGCGGCCGGTGCGCGGCAGGGAAGCGTGGCAAGGGGTCTCCGCTCGGCGAGCTCGAAGTCGGCGCGCGCGAGGCCCGCCGCCTGGGGCGGGGCCCCTGCTCCGCGCCTTCGCCGAGCCGGCCGCGCGGATCCggcgggagccgccgccgcctccgcctctgagCCCCGCCGTGCGCAGCTCCGCGAGCAGGGCTAGGGAGCAGGGGCCGcctgctcgccaccgccgccgccgccgctcggccaccTCGCCGCGCGCGGAGCCGGAAGGAAGGGGGGAGCCGGCGGAGCCTCCGCCGCTGGCCCGCGcaagcctccgccgccgccgttgctagCCCGCGCaagcctccgctgccgccccgtGCAAGCCTCCGGCGCTGCCTCCGCTGCTGGCCCGCCTGCGTCGATGACGCCGCCCCGTGGGAGCCCGTGCTCCCCTGCCGCCGGTCGGCAAGCACGAGCGCAATCGGGATTCCCTGACTTGCTGAAGGCAAGTCAGGGAACACTGTCAGTGAAGTTGGACCCGCACGAGCGATGGATGGGGAACGACAGCACAGGTGCGGGagggaagaaaaggaaaaaaaataaactgacatgtgggcccatcTTTGGTAGCTGGTACAAAAGAGAGATTTAGAGGATAGTTGAGTGCAGAGAAATATAGTATAGAGGAAAGAtagcataattttttttaaggaTGAATATAGAGAAACATGAGCGTGAACAGTCTTAAGCCTGACCCAGGATTTGACATTTACAAATGCGGTACATCTATTGTTTGACCATGAAGTTAAAAGTCTCCTTTACGTTTTTACCCCTAGTTATTTTCCTTTCACTGGGCCAAACAACCTCTCTCTGAGGGCTGTGGGCCTGTGGTGCAGCCGAGCCGGGTCCGCTGACCCATCCAAAGCCATCTCTCTCCCCACCCGACCcagcccaggcggcggcgactcCCGACGGCAATCGGCTAGGGCGTCGAGCGTCGTACGCGTCGGCGCCACCACCGGAACGGAGGGAAGTCGCCGGCCGCGTGCGCGTGAGCAGCAGCCAAACCACCGCTGCTCTCCCGCCCTCCACTCCCGGCTCCCTCCTCCTGGTATCGCTGTAGCTATCCACCGGCCTCCGCTCCTCTCTCCAGGAGaggcccgccggccgcctccgctcctctctccctcctcccggtATCGCAGCATCAGTCGGTCAgcctgccgccgctcctcctcctgtcGTCAGGCGGCCGGGCTGGGTTTCACTCCGTGTGGGCATCTCCTCGTTGTTCTGCCGTTGCTGAGGGCTGGAGTGCTCGCCCACAGGTTCGCCAAATTTCTACTCAATTCGAGTTTGGATTAGATGATGCCCGAGATTTTGGCATCTTCGTTCTATTTGATTCTCAAAATGACAAGTTCTGCAGAGGTCGTCACTTGCCACATTCATTTGTTAAGCCAATGGTTTCATCTTCAAATAGTCGTGTGGATATTTAAGACAATGGCAAGTGGGCAAGTAGGTTTCGTCCTCAAATAGTTGTGTGTATGCGTGTGTTGCTGGGGGTGGGTTGGGCTTGCAAATATTGCTTCTGATGCTAGTGTATCTGTTTCAGTTGTTGCATCAATCATGCTTTTGTATTGTTTGGTAGGTCTACTCGCACACTTTCTTGGCATTTGGACCAATACATTGCCTTTCATGATGCAGTGATGGAAGGTACTAGCATTGCTATCGAGATTGATGGCGAGGCCATCTGTCTTGACAGTGTCGGAGATGATGAACAAGAAGCTCAGGAGAATGGAGAGATGCAGCAAATAATTTACAGTGCTGAAAATGGGGAGCAATTGGCCTTCAACAACCAAGAACAGGGAAGGGAAGAAGAGCCCACAGGAAATGAAGAGGATAGGGAACATAGTTCTATAATCCCAAGCCGTGAGGAGTTGACCGAAGAATTGCGGAATAAAACTGCATATAGTGAGgaagaagcttacaggctgtaCTGTGACTATGGGCACCGTATGGGCTTCAGTGTTCGAAAGGGAAAGCAATACTACTTTACAGGAACCAAAACCATCCGTACAAAAGATTATTACTGCTCAAAAGAAGGTTTGAAGGATGATGAGCAGCTTACTGAGGCAAACTTTAATAAACCAGAGACCAGAACTAATTGCAAAGCGATGGTCCGTTTTAGAGTTGATTCTGAAGGTCAATGGCGAGTTATTCAGATAATTCCTGAACACAATCATGAGTTGGTTAGGCCAGAAGAGATACACTTACTGAGATCAGTGAGGACCCTTTCAGTCCCAAAACCTGGTGTGCTGAATGCAATGGTGAATGCGGAAATCCAAGCAATGCATGGCAGCTTGCATATAAACGAAGATGGTGCAGAATGTCACAGCCAGCTTAGCATCCGTAGTTACACACTGCTTGAACCAGAGGACTGTGAGGCCCTTGTTGGATATTTCAAGCGCAGAGCAAATGAGCAAGGTATGTTCTATTGGGATGTAGAAGTAGACCAAGAAGGTAGAATGGCTAATTTCTTTTGGAGGGATGGGAGAAGCCGGATTGACTATGACAGTTTCGGGGATGTTGTGATGTTTGATACATCACATCGTACCAACAAATATAATATGATATGTGCTCCGTTTGTTGGTGTGAACCAGCACCGGCAAAATGTCATGTTTGGATGTGCATTTTTGTTGGATGAATCACCAGCATCCTATGAATGGTTGTTTAAGTCATTCTTAGAGGCAATGGGTGGCCATCCTCCTAAAACAATATTTACCGATCAGAATGAATCAATCTCCAAGGTAATTGAAGATGTTCTTCCTGGGACACGTCATTGCCTTTGTCAACGGTTCATTGAAAAGAACCTGCAGTCCTATTTAGGCACTATCAGTGATTCTGGAACATTCCATAGCATGCTATCAAAGTGCATGAGAGAATGCGAGTCAGAAGCAGAGTTCGATGAAGCATGGGCCATGATGCACCATGAATATAACATGCAAAAACACCAGTGGCTCAACGATCTGTATCAGCAGAGGCATAAATGGTGCACAGCTCTTCACAAGGATGCATTTGATGGTGGTATTGAATCATTGGATAGGAATGAGGGTTCAAACAATGTTCTGAGCAGCATTGACGATGAATCAACTTCACTCGCCACCGTTGTTCATGAGCTGGATAAAACTGTAGGTATTTGGCGTAAAAATGAGTCTCTAGAGGACATTCAGTGCAACCAGGCTGCTCCGGAGTGTACAGTTAAGCATACCAGAATTTTGCAACATGCTGCTGAAGTTTACACACACAAAGTCTATAAGTctcttgaaaaatattttctagATGGATGTGGTGCAACTTCATATCAGGAAGTTCAGTGTGATGAAACATTGTATAGGTTAGAGTTCATTCTGCAAAGAAGTGGTCCAAAAGTTTGGGTAGTTTTCCTTAACACCTCGACCCTGGACTTGAGCTGTAGTTGCAAAAAATTTGAGACCATGGGTGTACTTTGTTCGCATGCTCTAAATGCACTCAGTCTCAAGAATGTTGATAGGATTCCTGAAAAGTATATTTTAAAGCGATGGACAAAATATGTCAGAAAAGGAACATATCCATTTCCAGTTGATGGATTTGCAGAACAAGATCACAGCTATGCACTCATGTATCGTAACACAGCTATGAGGTTTGTTTATGATCTATTGATGAAGAGCAAAAGTCATCAAAATACCAGAAAACTAATTCTGGATGTGCTCGAGAGTGGAGAAAAATCGCTGGAAAGTGTGTGTGAACTCAAaagattgcatatgcatcccttgggaaaaGAGAAAGATGGAAATAGGGttgaaaagaggaagaaaaaatCAACAAAACAAGAGAAACATTCAAGTATATCCTCTTTCACTTTGCATTCAATCTTGGTTATGCAACGATTAAGTTTGATTGTATAAATTGTTTCATAGGAAATGTAAAACAAGTGGTTTTGCCCCAGCCAGCTGGCTTGGTTTTTGTCGATCCTCCGAATCAAGATCAATATTATGCCGCGGAAGATATTGCATCGAACTCATCTATTGGTAGACCTTTCTTCTACCAGGTAGTGGTTCTATCGTGTTTCTTTATGAATGTTGTTTTATTAACTGATTCCAGTTTACTGAATGCACCTTTTATGTTTTTTAGGGATATCCTGCTACTGGTGTTTCAGCAAGTCAGATTCAAGGGCATACAAATATGCAATCAGTGCCTCAGTGTGTATCACAGGTACTTAAACGATCTTTTTAGTCTATGTCTTATCATAATTGAGGGTGTCTGAGTGTTAAGTAGATACGATTGGAGGTTGCAAAGCATTCGTGGTTAAATACAATTAACCTGACCATTTTAACATTAAGCAGATGAATACATGCAATAAGCTAATCTTGCATACTAGCTGATTCTTTTATTCTATCTTCAAACTTCCAAAACATACACGCTATTTTTGGTGTTTCTTAGGCTACCTTGGCTTAGTTTCTAAGTATTCATGTCTTTATCAGAGTGTACATATACTTGCTTCCTCACTTCTTCAGTTAGGGGGATTTACCTTTATTTCTGCTCCTTTATTGTACTGATCTCACcatagttttcttcagctcttCAAACTTTATTACTTTGGTAAGTTCAGTGTTGTGAAATGTGGCAGGAATATTCAGCATATGCTGCAGTTCAGCCACCATCGCAATTTGGTGGTGACAGAAATTTCTGAAGATGCAGTACAATTGATGTGAatatcttgttgtatccttTCTACTGATTGTTGTATCTTGTATGTGCATGGTTTATTGAACCTCCTACATAGGCAGTAGGCATCAACCTAGCAACAGCAGAAATAGgtttctctcttccttttttTGTGAATTTGCTAATTGATGTACTAGATGTAAATCTGTCGTTCACTTGTACGGAATGGAAACATCGTGTTATAGTAAACTAAAGTGGAAAAATCGGCAGTACCATTGATGTGGTATATTGACCTCTCCGCGTCTTGCTAATGATTACTTCAAATTCAACCAACAAGTAGTTCTTCAATTGTTCATGCTGTTGGAAGCCCATTCACTGAAGTATGGTTTTAATGAGCTTAAATACTTTTGGTAAATTAACCCCAGTTCAATAAATTCCATAGTTTATGGATATCAAATTCTCAGATTCCGTGATTGTTTGGAGATCTGAATTGGGAAAGAAAACTGAGTCATGAAAAGCTCCCGTATATAGGAAAGTCCCCACGGGCTTTCATCTTCCTCTGTCGCTTCTGGAGCTCGAGGGACGGCCTGGTCTTCGACTCCCTCAACGAGACAGTACCCAGGACACCCTCCCTGCGGTGGCACCGGCACGCGACATTGCACTGTGATCACCACGCTACAAGAAGCGTAGGCCCCAAATGGATGATGGATGCTCCATAGAGTGTATGTGTATATAGCACTTTTCAGTCATCTTCCCCAAAGGATTACTAAAAACCAACCATGAAATATCAGGTGCACTGAGATATCGGGAGCAAAAATGTTAGCCTGCTAAATCCAACTGTGGATAGGGATGCTTTGCAATCACCCTGCATCTGGAGGGAAGTGGATGGGTTTTTGGTAGGGTAATCCAACCAGCATTAACGCACACAATTGTTCTTCACTATGCGGCAAAGTTTTCCTGATGGGATACAAATGACTGAGCGCTTGACAATCCAATCCTTCATTCAGTTACCACTGAAAAGTGAAAACCTACCGAATTATAAGAATCGTGTAGGAGTAGGAAGGAAGgagacctttttttttttcctatgGAGCCTGCGATTATTAATTCGTTTAAATCGTCACACCGcaagctgctgccg
The nucleotide sequence above comes from Panicum virgatum strain AP13 chromosome 3K, P.virgatum_v5, whole genome shotgun sequence. Encoded proteins:
- the LOC120696773 gene encoding transcription factor LHW-like; the encoded protein is MAVGDALRRLCEEVGWSYAVFWKAIGAADPVHLVWEDGFCGHASCSAGSEAPDAGCEPGSSVCTLVRKIMASQIHVVGEGTIGRAAFTGNHQWIIHDPANDHSLRSEVSAEINHQSVAGIRTIAIIPVLPRGVLQLGSTNVVVEDTNLVLQYKKLCSQLNNRSSMASSSSVKNELNQKVQSRPLNAPPSMYSADVRSKLFGGSPVTYQQCYGLDATTVSSSMLANTGSNASLLMVAQRNGQAVKEHIIYAPDTRFRPQNPYCDRRVESDTQSSAVSSDFISSISTSMGKHPLLMTNSRQLEQGNMGEQSDPRNFLLKSLAYRSPLVHENTNMILLHGRSQLSDFVNSHGGFGFLPEGCRVVKGNLYASTANQNLEQRCNSTSGIAGHKAAISYKMPQSAQVVMKMECPKGETFQASAAVSSGSNLSSSLKTAISQEKHISSSDLGGPKKANEVHDPADAIVQAVKNMDRRKLPDISNEKVPSLLMDPIAESDLFDMFGSEFHHLCRNVDNDLTRKAAKPESSNRGAPESSVHVDTSPAFDSVDGEFPYSGIFSLTDTDQLLDAVISNVNPGGKQISGDSASCKTSVTDIPSSSYCRSKDPKHCESSGAPSSLIKNEFTVSNLVKQPSFLEKEEDGCLSQNNGIHKSQIRLWIESGQNMKCESASASSSKGVDTSSKASRKRSRPGENPKPRPKDRQLIQDRIKELRELVPNGAKCSIDALLEKTIKHMLFLQSVTKHADNLKDSNESKILGGENGPLKDYFEGGATWAFDVGSQSMTCPIIVEDLERPRQMLVEMLCEDRGIFLEIADFIKGLGLTILRGVMEARKNKIWARFTVEANRDVTRMEIFLSLMRLLEPSCDGGGAGENPNNVKMPLGVVQYPVIPATGHLR
- the LOC120696774 gene encoding protein FAR1-RELATED SEQUENCE 9-like isoform X1, with the protein product MDGERQHRSTRTLSWHLDQYIAFHDAVMEGTSIAIEIDGEAICLDSVGDDEQEAQENGEMQQIIYSAENGEQLAFNNQEQGREEEPTGNEEDREHSSIIPSREELTEELRNKTAYSEEEAYRLYCDYGHRMGFSVRKGKQYYFTGTKTIRTKDYYCSKEGLKDDEQLTEANFNKPETRTNCKAMVRFRVDSEGQWRVIQIIPEHNHELVRPEEIHLLRSVRTLSVPKPGVLNAMVNAEIQAMHGSLHINEDGAECHSQLSIRSYTLLEPEDCEALVGYFKRRANEQGMFYWDVEVDQEGRMANFFWRDGRSRIDYDSFGDVVMFDTSHRTNKYNMICAPFVGVNQHRQNVMFGCAFLLDESPASYEWLFKSFLEAMGGHPPKTIFTDQNESISKVIEDVLPGTRHCLCQRFIEKNLQSYLGTISDSGTFHSMLSKCMRECESEAEFDEAWAMMHHEYNMQKHQWLNDLYQQRHKWCTALHKDAFDGGIESLDRNEGSNNVLSSIDDESTSLATVVHELDKTVGIWRKNESLEDIQCNQAAPECTVKHTRILQHAAEVYTHKVYKSLEKYFLDGCGATSYQEVQCDETLYRLEFILQRSGPKVWVVFLNTSTLDLSCSCKKFETMGVLCSHALNALSLKNVDRIPEKYILKRWTKYVRKGTYPFPVDGFAEQDHSYALMYRNTAMRFVYDLLMKSKSHQNTRKLILDVLESGEKSLESVCELKRLHMHPLGKEKDGNRVEKRKKKSTKQEKHSRNVKQVVLPQPAGLVFVDPPNQDQYYAAEDIASNSSIGRPFFYQGYPATGVSASQIQGHTNMQSVPQCVSQEYSAYAAVQPPSQFGGDRNF
- the LOC120696774 gene encoding protein FAR1-RELATED SEQUENCE 9-like isoform X2, which translates into the protein MGNDSTVMEGTSIAIEIDGEAICLDSVGDDEQEAQENGEMQQIIYSAENGEQLAFNNQEQGREEEPTGNEEDREHSSIIPSREELTEELRNKTAYSEEEAYRLYCDYGHRMGFSVRKGKQYYFTGTKTIRTKDYYCSKEGLKDDEQLTEANFNKPETRTNCKAMVRFRVDSEGQWRVIQIIPEHNHELVRPEEIHLLRSVRTLSVPKPGVLNAMVNAEIQAMHGSLHINEDGAECHSQLSIRSYTLLEPEDCEALVGYFKRRANEQGMFYWDVEVDQEGRMANFFWRDGRSRIDYDSFGDVVMFDTSHRTNKYNMICAPFVGVNQHRQNVMFGCAFLLDESPASYEWLFKSFLEAMGGHPPKTIFTDQNESISKVIEDVLPGTRHCLCQRFIEKNLQSYLGTISDSGTFHSMLSKCMRECESEAEFDEAWAMMHHEYNMQKHQWLNDLYQQRHKWCTALHKDAFDGGIESLDRNEGSNNVLSSIDDESTSLATVVHELDKTVGIWRKNESLEDIQCNQAAPECTVKHTRILQHAAEVYTHKVYKSLEKYFLDGCGATSYQEVQCDETLYRLEFILQRSGPKVWVVFLNTSTLDLSCSCKKFETMGVLCSHALNALSLKNVDRIPEKYILKRWTKYVRKGTYPFPVDGFAEQDHSYALMYRNTAMRFVYDLLMKSKSHQNTRKLILDVLESGEKSLESVCELKRLHMHPLGKEKDGNRVEKRKKKSTKQEKHSRNVKQVVLPQPAGLVFVDPPNQDQYYAAEDIASNSSIGRPFFYQGYPATGVSASQIQGHTNMQSVPQCVSQEYSAYAAVQPPSQFGGDRNF
- the LOC120696774 gene encoding protein FAR1-RELATED SEQUENCE 9-like isoform X3 encodes the protein MEGTSIAIEIDGEAICLDSVGDDEQEAQENGEMQQIIYSAENGEQLAFNNQEQGREEEPTGNEEDREHSSIIPSREELTEELRNKTAYSEEEAYRLYCDYGHRMGFSVRKGKQYYFTGTKTIRTKDYYCSKEGLKDDEQLTEANFNKPETRTNCKAMVRFRVDSEGQWRVIQIIPEHNHELVRPEEIHLLRSVRTLSVPKPGVLNAMVNAEIQAMHGSLHINEDGAECHSQLSIRSYTLLEPEDCEALVGYFKRRANEQGMFYWDVEVDQEGRMANFFWRDGRSRIDYDSFGDVVMFDTSHRTNKYNMICAPFVGVNQHRQNVMFGCAFLLDESPASYEWLFKSFLEAMGGHPPKTIFTDQNESISKVIEDVLPGTRHCLCQRFIEKNLQSYLGTISDSGTFHSMLSKCMRECESEAEFDEAWAMMHHEYNMQKHQWLNDLYQQRHKWCTALHKDAFDGGIESLDRNEGSNNVLSSIDDESTSLATVVHELDKTVGIWRKNESLEDIQCNQAAPECTVKHTRILQHAAEVYTHKVYKSLEKYFLDGCGATSYQEVQCDETLYRLEFILQRSGPKVWVVFLNTSTLDLSCSCKKFETMGVLCSHALNALSLKNVDRIPEKYILKRWTKYVRKGTYPFPVDGFAEQDHSYALMYRNTAMRFVYDLLMKSKSHQNTRKLILDVLESGEKSLESVCELKRLHMHPLGKEKDGNRVEKRKKKSTKQEKHSRNVKQVVLPQPAGLVFVDPPNQDQYYAAEDIASNSSIGRPFFYQGYPATGVSASQIQGHTNMQSVPQCVSQEYSAYAAVQPPSQFGGDRNF